A DNA window from Gigantopelta aegis isolate Gae_Host chromosome 4, Gae_host_genome, whole genome shotgun sequence contains the following coding sequences:
- the LOC121371786 gene encoding alcohol dehydrogenase [acceptor]-like: MGFAAVTVVLVVIVVVVAVILQLFNAADSRKPDKLTTHFNQTYDYIIVGAGSSGSVLAARLSEDAGVRVLILEAGDDDCNKPLLDIPLAAITFQHSNIDWDYYTTSQKHACGASKDKKSFWPRGKILGGSSQLNFMLYIRGNHHDYDKWEASGCKGWGYDDVLPYFKKSEDIQVESLKTSDYHGQNGNLKVTVTQTSSLVDKWLEAGQDLGYETTDPNGKNQEGFTRVQTTIVNGKRWSTSKAFLWPAMDRENLHVVVNAHVTKVLIKDKQATGVQFFKDGHSHTVEATREVILSAGAIGSPHILMLSGIGPRKHLEELKIDVEADLPVGDNLQDHILTILRTNTDQLVSIRPEVINSTQTVLEYFLFSKGYLTSPMGVECLAFVRTDPAIEEGNPDMQFHVSVMRLSQDLANHLNLELEVYRKLKWLNEDGFAAYPTLLRPKSKGTIRLNSTDPFHYPIIDPNYLSHPEDLLTLLKGVRKYQKLLTTNTMRKMGARLHPIVHPLCTDHVADSDQYWTCFIRAMTFTVYHPVGTCKMGAAEDPTTVVDPHLKVKGISGLRVVDASIMPTIISGNTNAPCIMIAEKAADMIRGIKTV; this comes from the exons ATGGGTTTTGCTGCTGTCACTGTTGTGTTGGTTGTGATAGTTGTGGTGGTGGCCGTTATTTTGCAATTGTTTAATGCCGCTGACAGCAGGAAGCCAGATAAACTGACTACACACTTCAACCAGACGTATGATTACATCATAG TTGGGGCTGGTTCCTCCGGTTCTGTGCTGGCCGCTCGACTCTCGGAAGATGCTGGTGTACGAGTCCTCATTCTCGAAGCAGGTGATGACGACTGCAATAAGCCATTGCTCGACATTCCATTGGCTGCCATAACCTTTCAGCACTCAAACATAGACTGGGACTATTACACAACATCACAGAAACACGCATGTGGTGCATCAAAAGACAAG AAATCATTCTGGCCAAGAGGGAAGATTCTTGGAGGCAGCAGCCAGTTAAACTTCATGCTCTATATTCGAGGCAATCACCATGACTACGACAAGTGGGAAGCCAGTGGTTGCAAGGGATGGGGCTATGATGATGTTCTGCCATACTTCAAGAAATCTGAGGACATTCAAGTAGAAAGTTTGAAAACTTCGG ATTACCATGGTCAGAATGGAAATCTTAAAGTGACAGTGACTCAGACGAGCTCCCTCGTTGACAAGTGGCTTGAAGCGGGACAAGACCTGGGGTATGAGACCACAGATCCTAACGGAAAGAATCAAGAAG ggTTTACTCGTGTTCAGACGACGATCGTAAATGGTAAACGTTGGAGCACATCAAAGGCGTTTCTGTGGCCTGCCATGGACAGGGAGAATCTCCACGTGGTCGTAAACGCGCACGTTACAAAG GTTTTAATAAAAGATAAACAAGCCACTGGGGTACAGTTTTTCAAAGATGGTCACTCTCACACAGTGGAAGCAACAAGGGAGGTAATTCTGTCGGCAGGAGCCATTGGATCTCCTCACATTCTCATGCTTTCTGGAATAGGACCCAGAAAACATCTGGAGGAGTTAAAG ATTGACGTTGAAGCCGACTTGCCAGTGGGTGATAACCTGCAAGACCACATTCTGACCATCCTGAGGACCAACACAGATCAACTGGTTTCCATCAGACCAGAGGTCATCAACTCAACTCAAACAGTTCTAGAGTATTTTCTCTTCAGTAAag gTTACTTAACATCCCCCATGGGTGTTGAGTGTTTGGCGTTTGTTCGAACTGATCCTGCTATAGAGGAGGGGAACCCAGATATGCAGTTCCATGTGTCCGTGATGCGTCTGTCGCAGGATCTCGCCAATCATCTAAATCTAGAACTTGAG GTTTACCGCAAGCTAAAATGGCTTAACGAGGATGGGTTTGCAGCATATCCCACTCTACTCCGACCCAAAAGTAAAGGAACAATTCGTCTAAACTCAACTGATCCATTCCACTATCCAATAATTGACCCGAACTACCTCTCTCACCCAGAAGACTTACTGACGTTATTAAAAG GTGTCCGGAAATACCAGAAGTTGTTGACGACCAACACGATGAGAAAGATGGGAGCCCGACTACATCCGATTGTCCACCCTCTGTGTACTGACCACGTGGCCGACTCTGACCAGTACTGGACGTGTTTCATCCGCGCGATGACCTTCACTGTCTACCATCCAGTGGGGACATGCAAAATGGGGGCAGCGGAGGACCCCACGACAGTCGTTGATCCCCATCTGAA